A genome region from Hippopotamus amphibius kiboko isolate mHipAmp2 chromosome 1, mHipAmp2.hap2, whole genome shotgun sequence includes the following:
- the ISG15 gene encoding ubiquitin-like protein ISG15, producing the protein MAGNLKVKLLGGQQILVPLRDSMLASDLKQQITQQIGVPAFQQRLAHPDTGTVLQDSVPLVHQGLGPGSTVLLMVQSCDAPLSILVRNDKGRSSTYEVQLTQTVAELKQRVCQKELVQADQFWLTFEGKPMEDKQQLGEYNLTNLCTVYMHLRLRGGGARPGGPWGGRPT; encoded by the exons ATG GCTGGGAACCTGAAGGTGAAGCTGCTAGGGGGCCAGCAGATCCTGGTGCCCCTGAGGGACTCCATGCTGGCATCCGACCTGAAGCAGCAGATCACCCAGCAGATCGGCGTGCCCGCCTTCCAGCAGCGCCTGGCCCACCCGGACACTGGCACGGTGCTACAGGACAGCGTGCCCCTGGTCCACCAGGGCCTGGGCCCCGGCAGCACCGTCCTGCTGATGGTGCAGAGCTGTGACGCCCCCCTGAGCATCCTGGTCAGGAACGACAAGGGTCGCAGCAGCACCTACGAGGTCCAGCTGACGCAGACGGTGGCCGAGCTCAAGCAGCGGGTGTGCCAAAAGGAGCTCGTGCAAGCCGACCAGTTCTGGCTGACTTTTGAGGGGAAGCCCATGGAGGACAAGCAGCAGCTGGGGGAGTACAACCTCACCAACTTGTGCACGGTGTACATGCATCTGCGCCTGCGGGGGGGCGGAGCCAGGCCGGGAGGGCCTTGGGGAGGTCGCCCCACCTGA